A single window of Pyxicephalus adspersus chromosome 10, UCB_Pads_2.0, whole genome shotgun sequence DNA harbors:
- the LOC140340128 gene encoding C-type lectin domain family 2 member B-like isoform X3 has protein sequence MPISDLQYMVYAVFTMTIYQHEVCADLLTDLENAAKIEKQGTWQKIKSSKIPLITSLIIILIIVAISILAIILTANSGHKEVDLPTVIMKTEHAQCPEDWILFRNKCYYFSEEMATWNNSQMFCKRHNSSLAVIDDINELKFLNLFRANKYWIGLTSAENDSSWVWTNGALYLQTMFQITKNTNELEHAFINGNGIKSERGKFEKKWICSHTLLNHPS, from the exons TATGTGCAGATCTTCTTACAGACCtggaaaatgctgcaaaaattgaaaaacaag GAACTTGGCAGAAGATTAAATCCAGTAAGATTCCTCTGATCACCAGTCTTATCATAATTCTTATCATAGTGGCGATTTCAATACTGGCAATAATTTTAACTGCTAACTCTGGTCATAAAGAAG tagatttACCTACAGTAATAATGAAAACTGAACATGCTCAATGCCCAGAGGACTGGATATTGTtcagaaataaatgttattatttttctgaaGAGATGGCAACGTGGAACAACAGCCAGATGTTCTGTAAACGGCATAATTCATCACTGGCAGTTATCGATGATATAAATGAATTG AAATTTTTAAATCTCTTCAGAGCTAACAAATATTGGATTGGACTGACCAGCGCAGAAAATGATTCAAGCTGGGTGTGGACCAATGGAGCATTATATTTACAAACAAT gtttcagATTACTAAGAATACAAATGAATTAGAGCACGCTTTCATTAACGGCAATGGTATTAAAAGTGAAAgaggaaaatttgaaaaaaaatggatatgcAGCCACACATTGTTAAATCATCCTTCGTGA
- the LOC140340128 gene encoding C-type lectin domain family 2 member B-like isoform X4: MGIGEKIPKSNSKEAKEVCADLLTDLENAAKIEKQGTWQKIKSSKIPLITSLIIILIIVAISILAIILTANSGHKEVDLPTVIMKTEHAQCPEDWILFRNKCYYFSEEMATWNNSQMFCKRHNSSLAVIDDINELKFLNLFRANKYWIGLTSAENDSSWVWTNGALYLQTMFQITKNTNELEHAFINGNGIKSERGKFEKKWICSHTLLNHPS; the protein is encoded by the exons TATGTGCAGATCTTCTTACAGACCtggaaaatgctgcaaaaattgaaaaacaag GAACTTGGCAGAAGATTAAATCCAGTAAGATTCCTCTGATCACCAGTCTTATCATAATTCTTATCATAGTGGCGATTTCAATACTGGCAATAATTTTAACTGCTAACTCTGGTCATAAAGAAG tagatttACCTACAGTAATAATGAAAACTGAACATGCTCAATGCCCAGAGGACTGGATATTGTtcagaaataaatgttattatttttctgaaGAGATGGCAACGTGGAACAACAGCCAGATGTTCTGTAAACGGCATAATTCATCACTGGCAGTTATCGATGATATAAATGAATTG AAATTTTTAAATCTCTTCAGAGCTAACAAATATTGGATTGGACTGACCAGCGCAGAAAATGATTCAAGCTGGGTGTGGACCAATGGAGCATTATATTTACAAACAAT gtttcagATTACTAAGAATACAAATGAATTAGAGCACGCTTTCATTAACGGCAATGGTATTAAAAGTGAAAgaggaaaatttgaaaaaaaatggatatgcAGCCACACATTGTTAAATCATCCTTCGTGA